In Cyprinus carpio isolate SPL01 chromosome B16, ASM1834038v1, whole genome shotgun sequence, the following are encoded in one genomic region:
- the LOC109056401 gene encoding interferon-stimulated 20 kDa exonuclease-like 2 isoform X2, which translates to MSGLMLNLVCEPSRGGKSGESRGNAKHERFLGRRHYLEHKRHPTHQAAPPTLGPLKYVALDCEMVGTGPKGCHNELARCSIVTYDDLIYDKYIKPINPVTDFRSRWSGIRRQDLLHAIPFDQAQKEIVKIITGKVVVGHAIHNDFKVLKYFHPACQTRDTAQIPLLNQKAGLPVNEMVSLKRLTKAIFKKDIQTGKGGHSSVEDAKATMELFKVVESMGAKTLSSQPFSSESSESRNIKAF; encoded by the exons ATGTCAGGGCTTATGTTGAACCTGGTTTGTGAGCCTAGTCGAGGAGGCAAATCAGGTGAATCCAGAGGAAATGCCAAGCATGAACGTTTCCTTGGAAGGAGACATTACCTGGAGCACA AGAGGCATCCGACACACCAAGCAGCTCCCCCCACTCTCGGACCGTTGAAATACGTAGCGTTGGACTGTGAGATGGTGGGCACAGGACCGAAGGGGTGTCACAATGAACTCGCCCGCTGCAGTATCGTCACCTACGATGATTTGATTTATGATAAATATATCAAACCCATTAATCCTGTGACGGATTTCCGCAGTCGCTGGAGTGGAATCAGGAGGCAGGACCTGCTCCATGCCATACCCTTTGATCAGGCACAGAAAGAG ATTGTGAAGATAATAACAGGGAAAGTGGTTGTGGGCCATGCCATCCATAATGACTTCAAGGTCTTAAAATATTTCCATCCTGCTTGCCAAACACGAGATACGGCTCAGATTCCTCTGCTAAACCAGAAAGCTGGACTGCCTGTGAATGAAATGGTGTCTCTGAAGAGGCTCACTAaggctatttttaaaaaagacattcaG ACAGGGAAGGGAGGCCACTCATCAGTAGAAGATGCCAAAGCCACCATGGAACTGTTCAAAGTAGTGGAAAGCATGGGAGCAAAAACTCTCAGCTCTCAGCCTTTCAGCTCTGAATCCTCTGAATCAAGAAACataaaagctttttaa
- the LOC109056405 gene encoding protein RRNAD1-like isoform X3, whose protein sequence is MFVASFSEQEQRELTAEKLTSLLSAYRHVSDSYIIEFFSESLWDTLPVSWQDALGDLTPPQIADLLLDKEIKDRRYPSVWPLSLLALWTAPHALSFPRKAPDGHAQDTGAAVPEEFQSNQSQSSLLGHIFRKHVKPKKQHEIRRLGTLVKKLCNQANCSCVVDVGSGQDHLTRFLSFGLADPNLVFMAAKFDRQLLLTLAKENQKSGNTQSLHSAPGPSPRHVVGWVNPKASWDVFIQQLGVTATESDSIGATTGPYEKKQQVCSFGIATGGPTC, encoded by the exons ATGTTTGTGGCGTCTTTTTCAGAGCAGGAGCAGAGAGAACTAACTGCTGAGAAGCTGACTTCGCTCCTGTCAGCCTACAGACACGTATCAGACtcctacataata GAGTTCTTCAGTGAGAGTTTGTGGGACACTCTTCCTGTGAGCTGGCAGGACGCCCTCGGTGATCTTACACCCCCACAGATCGCTGATCTGCTGCTGGATAAAGAGATTAAGGACAGGCG GTACCCATCTGTGTGGCCACTGTCCTTACTGGCACTGTGGACAGCACCACATGCGCTGTCGTTTCCACGTAAAGCACCAGATGGACACGCTCAGGACACAGGTGCAGCAGTGCCAGAGGAGTTTCAGTCGAACCAGAGTCAGAGTTCTTTGTTAGGACACATTTTCCGTAAACACGTCAAGCCCAAGAAGCAGCACGAAATCCGCCGACTAGGCACA CTGGTCAAGAAGTTGTGTAATCAGGCTAACTGTAGCTGTGTGGTTGATGTTGGGTCTGGACAG GACCATTTGACACGGTTTCTGTCTTTTGGACTTGCTGACCCTAACCTTGTTTTCATGGCTGCCAAATTTGATAGACAGCTTCTATTGACACTCGCCAAAGAGAATCAAAAG TCAGGAAACACTCAAAGTCTTCACTCTGCACCTGGTCCTTCTCCTCGTCATGTGGTGGGCTGGGTCAACCCAAAGGCTTCATGGGATGTCTTCATTCAGCAGCTTGGTGTGACAGCAACTGAAAGTGACAGTATTGGAGCAACCACTGggccatatgaaaagaaacaGCAG GTATGCTCGTTTGGCATTGCCACGGGTGGGCCTACCTGCTGA
- the LOC109056405 gene encoding protein RRNAD1-like isoform X1 — translation MFVASFSEQEQRELTAEKLTSLLSAYRHVSDSYIIEFFSESLWDTLPVSWQDALGDLTPPQIADLLLDKEIKDRRYPSVWPLSLLALWTAPHALSFPRKAPDGHAQDTGAAVPEEFQSNQSQSSLLGHIFRKHVKPKKQHEIRRLGTLVKKLCNQANCSCVVDVGSGQDHLTRFLSFGLADPNLVFMAAKFDRQLLLTLAKENQKSGNTQSLHSAPGPSPRHVVGWVNPKASWDVFIQQLGVTATESDSIGATTGPYEKKQQVEELNLEPHSCQIKAEELQNTLQTQKTDINTSDSVAQINTGVFPSGMANEMLTCKTVPVTNCGAKKPARFVLTGLHACGDLSSTLLRHFANCPHVHVITSVACCYMKISTQENPNPLGVFQPPFSADTVADSCLEFGYPMSDWVRGLPGHQLSYKAREGACHAIEDYLHRLREESGLLRTHCYRAILESIIRAERHDMRRPGVQTVRKAHFQKRSL, via the exons ATGTTTGTGGCGTCTTTTTCAGAGCAGGAGCAGAGAGAACTAACTGCTGAGAAGCTGACTTCGCTCCTGTCAGCCTACAGACACGTATCAGACtcctacataata GAGTTCTTCAGTGAGAGTTTGTGGGACACTCTTCCTGTGAGCTGGCAGGACGCCCTCGGTGATCTTACACCCCCACAGATCGCTGATCTGCTGCTGGATAAAGAGATTAAGGACAGGCG GTACCCATCTGTGTGGCCACTGTCCTTACTGGCACTGTGGACAGCACCACATGCGCTGTCGTTTCCACGTAAAGCACCAGATGGACACGCTCAGGACACAGGTGCAGCAGTGCCAGAGGAGTTTCAGTCGAACCAGAGTCAGAGTTCTTTGTTAGGACACATTTTCCGTAAACACGTCAAGCCCAAGAAGCAGCACGAAATCCGCCGACTAGGCACA CTGGTCAAGAAGTTGTGTAATCAGGCTAACTGTAGCTGTGTGGTTGATGTTGGGTCTGGACAG GACCATTTGACACGGTTTCTGTCTTTTGGACTTGCTGACCCTAACCTTGTTTTCATGGCTGCCAAATTTGATAGACAGCTTCTATTGACACTCGCCAAAGAGAATCAAAAG TCAGGAAACACTCAAAGTCTTCACTCTGCACCTGGTCCTTCTCCTCGTCATGTGGTGGGCTGGGTCAACCCAAAGGCTTCATGGGATGTCTTCATTCAGCAGCTTGGTGTGACAGCAACTGAAAGTGACAGTATTGGAGCAACCACTGggccatatgaaaagaaacaGCAGGTGGAGGAGTTAAATCTAGAGCCGCATTCATGCCAAATCAAAGCAGAAGAGTTACAAAATACATTGCAGACTCAAAAAACTGACATCAATACTTCAGACTCTGTAGCCCAAATAAACACTGGGGTTTTTCCATCAGGGATGGCGAATGAAATGCTTACCTGTAAAACCGTACCAGTTACTAATTGTGGTGCCAAAAAACCTGCACGTTTTGTACTCACCGGTCTTCATGCTTGTGGAGACCTTAGCTCTACACTTCTGCGTCATTTTGCCAACTGCCCTCACGTTCACGTCATCACATCTGTAGCTTGCTGCTACATGAAAATCTCAACCCAGGAGAACCCAAACCCTCTTGGCGTTTTCCAGCCCCCATTTTCTGCAGACACTGTGGCGGATTCCTGTTTAGAATTCGGTTATCCGATGAGTGACTGGGTACGTGGATTACCAGGGCACCAGTTGTCTTATAAGGCACGAGAGGGAGCATGTCATGCAATAGAGGACTATCTTCACCGGCTGAGAGAGGAGAGCGGCTTACTGAGGACACACTGCTACAGAGCCATCTTAGAAAGCATCATCAGAGCAGAGAGGCACGATATGCGCAGACCAGGAGTTCAGACTGTTAGGAAAGCCCATTTTCAGA AACGCTCTCTTTGA
- the LOC109056405 gene encoding protein RRNAD1-like isoform X2, with the protein MFVASFSEQEQRELTAEKLTSLLSAYRHVSDSYIIEFFSESLWDTLPVSWQDALGDLTPPQIADLLLDKEIKDRRYPSVWPLSLLALWTAPHALSFPRKAPDGHAQDTGAAVPEEFQSNQSQSSLLGHIFRKHVKPKKQHEIRRLGTLVKKLCNQANCSCVVDVGSGQDHLTRFLSFGLADPNLVFMAAKFDRQLLLTLAKENQKSGNTQSLHSAPGPSPRHVVGWVNPKASWDVFIQQLGVTATESDSIGATTGPYEKKQQVEELNLEPHSCQIKAEELQNTLQTQKTDINTSDSVAQINTGVFPSGMANEMLTCKTVPVTNCGAKKPARFVLTGLHACGDLSSTLLRHFANCPHVHVITSVACCYMKISTQENPNPLGVFQPPFSADTVADSCLEFGYPMSDWVRGLPGHQLSYKAREGACHAIEDYLHRLREESGLLRTHCYRAILESIIRAERHDMRRPGVQTVRKAHFQS; encoded by the exons ATGTTTGTGGCGTCTTTTTCAGAGCAGGAGCAGAGAGAACTAACTGCTGAGAAGCTGACTTCGCTCCTGTCAGCCTACAGACACGTATCAGACtcctacataata GAGTTCTTCAGTGAGAGTTTGTGGGACACTCTTCCTGTGAGCTGGCAGGACGCCCTCGGTGATCTTACACCCCCACAGATCGCTGATCTGCTGCTGGATAAAGAGATTAAGGACAGGCG GTACCCATCTGTGTGGCCACTGTCCTTACTGGCACTGTGGACAGCACCACATGCGCTGTCGTTTCCACGTAAAGCACCAGATGGACACGCTCAGGACACAGGTGCAGCAGTGCCAGAGGAGTTTCAGTCGAACCAGAGTCAGAGTTCTTTGTTAGGACACATTTTCCGTAAACACGTCAAGCCCAAGAAGCAGCACGAAATCCGCCGACTAGGCACA CTGGTCAAGAAGTTGTGTAATCAGGCTAACTGTAGCTGTGTGGTTGATGTTGGGTCTGGACAG GACCATTTGACACGGTTTCTGTCTTTTGGACTTGCTGACCCTAACCTTGTTTTCATGGCTGCCAAATTTGATAGACAGCTTCTATTGACACTCGCCAAAGAGAATCAAAAG TCAGGAAACACTCAAAGTCTTCACTCTGCACCTGGTCCTTCTCCTCGTCATGTGGTGGGCTGGGTCAACCCAAAGGCTTCATGGGATGTCTTCATTCAGCAGCTTGGTGTGACAGCAACTGAAAGTGACAGTATTGGAGCAACCACTGggccatatgaaaagaaacaGCAGGTGGAGGAGTTAAATCTAGAGCCGCATTCATGCCAAATCAAAGCAGAAGAGTTACAAAATACATTGCAGACTCAAAAAACTGACATCAATACTTCAGACTCTGTAGCCCAAATAAACACTGGGGTTTTTCCATCAGGGATGGCGAATGAAATGCTTACCTGTAAAACCGTACCAGTTACTAATTGTGGTGCCAAAAAACCTGCACGTTTTGTACTCACCGGTCTTCATGCTTGTGGAGACCTTAGCTCTACACTTCTGCGTCATTTTGCCAACTGCCCTCACGTTCACGTCATCACATCTGTAGCTTGCTGCTACATGAAAATCTCAACCCAGGAGAACCCAAACCCTCTTGGCGTTTTCCAGCCCCCATTTTCTGCAGACACTGTGGCGGATTCCTGTTTAGAATTCGGTTATCCGATGAGTGACTGGGTACGTGGATTACCAGGGCACCAGTTGTCTTATAAGGCACGAGAGGGAGCATGTCATGCAATAGAGGACTATCTTCACCGGCTGAGAGAGGAGAGCGGCTTACTGAGGACACACTGCTACAGAGCCATCTTAGAAAGCATCATCAGAGCAGAGAGGCACGATATGCGCAGACCAGGAGTTCAGACTGTTAGGAAAGCCCATTTTCAGAGTTAG
- the LOC109056401 gene encoding interferon-stimulated 20 kDa exonuclease-like 2 isoform X1, which produces MSGLMLNLVCEPSRGGKSGESRGNAKHERFLGRRHYLEHNLLKEKQNKMQNKKNMQKNKNKPRNTQLNGGDQSKPAAIFPKFTSYLPNKTNEPSSSAQTFSRKSTFSFPSQRHPTHQAAPPTLGPLKYVALDCEMVGTGPKGCHNELARCSIVTYDDLIYDKYIKPINPVTDFRSRWSGIRRQDLLHAIPFDQAQKEIVKIITGKVVVGHAIHNDFKVLKYFHPACQTRDTAQIPLLNQKAGLPVNEMVSLKRLTKAIFKKDIQTGKGGHSSVEDAKATMELFKVVESMGAKTLSSQPFSSESSESRNIKAF; this is translated from the exons ATGTCAGGGCTTATGTTGAACCTGGTTTGTGAGCCTAGTCGAGGAGGCAAATCAGGTGAATCCAGAGGAAATGCCAAGCATGAACGTTTCCTTGGAAGGAGACATTACCTGGAGCACAATTTgttaaaagagaaacaaaataaaatgcaaaacaaaaagaacatgcagaaaaataaaaacaagccgAGAAACACGCAGCTCAATGGAGGTGATCAATCAAAACCAGCTGCTATTTTTCCTAAATTCACCTCTTATCTGCCTAATAAGACCAATGAGCCTTCTAGTTCTGCACAGACATTTTCAAGGAAATCCACATTTTCATTTCCATCTCAGAGGCATCCGACACACCAAGCAGCTCCCCCCACTCTCGGACCGTTGAAATACGTAGCGTTGGACTGTGAGATGGTGGGCACAGGACCGAAGGGGTGTCACAATGAACTCGCCCGCTGCAGTATCGTCACCTACGATGATTTGATTTATGATAAATATATCAAACCCATTAATCCTGTGACGGATTTCCGCAGTCGCTGGAGTGGAATCAGGAGGCAGGACCTGCTCCATGCCATACCCTTTGATCAGGCACAGAAAGAG ATTGTGAAGATAATAACAGGGAAAGTGGTTGTGGGCCATGCCATCCATAATGACTTCAAGGTCTTAAAATATTTCCATCCTGCTTGCCAAACACGAGATACGGCTCAGATTCCTCTGCTAAACCAGAAAGCTGGACTGCCTGTGAATGAAATGGTGTCTCTGAAGAGGCTCACTAaggctatttttaaaaaagacattcaG ACAGGGAAGGGAGGCCACTCATCAGTAGAAGATGCCAAAGCCACCATGGAACTGTTCAAAGTAGTGGAAAGCATGGGAGCAAAAACTCTCAGCTCTCAGCCTTTCAGCTCTGAATCCTCTGAATCAAGAAACataaaagctttttaa